In a genomic window of Trueperaceae bacterium:
- a CDS encoding deaminase gives MSCEAAGAGRHEQHLRKAVALAHENVLQSDGRPFGAVLTRDGEEVATGVNTMLATGDPTAHAELEALRAAAGRGALGGQGEYVMYASGHPCPMCLGAMLMLGVGAVYYAYSNEEGRPFGLSTEHVYAELAKPATERAMRFTHLPVRLEGVDPYAAWVAARRAG, from the coding sequence ATGAGTTGCGAAGCAGCAGGCGCAGGACGTCATGAACAGCACCTCCGGAAGGCCGTCGCTCTGGCGCACGAGAACGTGCTCCAGAGCGACGGTCGACCGTTCGGAGCGGTGCTGACGAGGGACGGCGAGGAGGTCGCCACCGGCGTCAACACGATGTTGGCGACGGGCGATCCCACGGCCCACGCCGAGCTGGAGGCGCTGCGCGCGGCGGCCGGCCGGGGGGCGCTGGGTGGGCAAGGGGAGTACGTGATGTACGCCAGCGGTCACCCCTGTCCGATGTGCCTTGGGGCGATGCTCATGCTGGGGGTCGGCGCCGTGTACTACGCGTACTCGAACGAGGAAGGCCGGCCGTTCGGCCTGTCTACCGAGCACGTGTACGCCGAGCTCGCCAAGCCGGCCACCGAACGCGCGATGCGGTTCACCCACCTGCCCGTGCGGTTGGAAGGCGTCGACCCCTACGCGGCCTGGGTCGCCGCGCGCCGCGCGGGGTAA
- a CDS encoding M24 family metallopeptidase, producing the protein MVEDLKRATRFLERGALTSALQGAGLDAAVVQSAKNVWYMSGHPRVGSSQRPGGPGAALAVGTRDGDSALVVGRWHSGLASKLAWSDEVVRFRNFAQSGFHTVADVLEAKGLARGTIGVELDYVSDKEYRHLIGAMPEATFRDLGGLIDELRVRKDARQLAESARAYERLGAALRSGLAASRAGDTRVQIHNRIMREILRQGTDTGRGGIEAAGQRIVPLVSTQAVPVARGDVLVLDDTCSFGPYAAHLSRTVVVGAPDAAVADQYARQHEALLASVAGFRPGMSAAEAARSVHERLAATGLACVQPVVGHGVSLDFEDMPLLSPASRDRLEPGMEFVVEPRVRGGLVVSLRGVMTEAGVELSDSGFAVAQPYVLDN; encoded by the coding sequence ATGGTAGAGGACCTGAAGCGGGCCACGCGGTTCCTGGAGCGCGGCGCGCTGACGAGCGCGCTGCAGGGGGCCGGGCTCGACGCCGCTGTCGTCCAGTCCGCCAAGAACGTCTGGTACATGTCCGGGCACCCGAGGGTCGGCTCCAGCCAGCGCCCCGGCGGTCCCGGCGCGGCCCTGGCCGTCGGCACGCGTGACGGCGACTCCGCTCTCGTCGTCGGCCGTTGGCATTCGGGCCTCGCTTCCAAGCTCGCCTGGTCTGACGAGGTGGTGAGGTTCCGCAACTTCGCCCAATCCGGTTTCCACACGGTGGCGGACGTGCTCGAGGCCAAGGGGCTCGCGCGGGGGACCATCGGCGTCGAGTTGGACTACGTCTCCGACAAGGAGTACCGCCACCTCATCGGCGCCATGCCGGAGGCCACCTTCCGCGACCTCGGGGGTCTGATCGACGAGTTGCGCGTGCGTAAGGACGCTCGGCAGTTGGCAGAGTCCGCCCGGGCTTACGAGCGCCTCGGCGCCGCGCTGCGGTCAGGCCTGGCGGCCTCTCGCGCCGGCGACACCCGGGTCCAGATCCACAACCGGATCATGCGGGAGATCCTGCGGCAGGGCACCGACACTGGGCGTGGTGGGATCGAGGCCGCCGGCCAACGGATCGTGCCCCTGGTATCGACGCAGGCGGTGCCGGTGGCGCGCGGCGACGTCTTGGTCCTCGACGACACGTGCTCGTTCGGTCCGTACGCGGCGCACCTCTCACGAACGGTGGTGGTCGGCGCTCCCGACGCGGCCGTCGCCGACCAGTACGCCAGGCAGCACGAGGCGCTGCTCGCGAGCGTGGCCGGGTTCCGGCCCGGGATGTCCGCAGCCGAGGCCGCGCGGTCGGTCCACGAGCGGCTGGCCGCCACCGGCCTGGCTTGCGTCCAGCCGGTCGTCGGGCACGGCGTCTCGCTCGACTTCGAGGACATGCCGCTGCTCTCCCCGGCGTCGCGTGACCGGCTCGAGCCCGGCATGGAGTTCGTGGTGGAGCCGCGGGTGCGAGGCGGTCTCGTGGTCAGCCTCAGGGGTGTCATGACCGAGGCAGGGGTAGAGCTCTCCGACTCGGGCTTCGCGGTCGCCCAACCGTACGTTCTCGACAACTGA
- a CDS encoding Xaa-Pro peptidase family protein: protein MFQDFVNREALDSLFAYTAVEVLVASSPKNVFYLTGSPTAIPDIHLLPWYTPSAASCGVALVQPDGSSLLFVEEADLAVSRELAWAPVTAFNREDGSAIGALAAYLKAHGFEESIVGYESEGMTASACRELRALLPRLRLTPVDEAFDLMRSLKTPGEIAMIKRSADILDDAMIQAFAEAREGDTEWDLHSAILGNALELGAEYCRGGLMIVEENGEPHKGVGERPIRHGDLIFADHATFLGGYPSNQSRHAIVGEASEEQARMYRITVDVERALIEYMRPGVTGRDVFLRCRELVAEYGMQHSAVIVGHSLGFGYQERPMITEDEEMTLRDGNIIAIEPMLPPTQRYTVQDLVLIREGGNVLLSDRFDTDELFVIEGRR from the coding sequence ATGTTCCAAGACTTCGTCAATAGGGAAGCCCTCGACTCCTTGTTCGCGTACACGGCGGTGGAGGTCCTGGTCGCGAGCTCGCCGAAGAACGTCTTCTACCTCACCGGCAGCCCTACCGCCATCCCGGACATCCACCTCCTGCCCTGGTACACGCCATCCGCCGCGTCATGCGGCGTCGCCCTCGTCCAGCCCGACGGCAGCTCGCTGCTCTTCGTCGAGGAGGCCGACCTCGCCGTCAGCCGTGAGTTGGCATGGGCGCCCGTCACGGCGTTCAACCGCGAGGACGGCTCCGCCATCGGGGCGCTCGCGGCTTACCTGAAGGCGCACGGCTTCGAGGAGAGCATCGTCGGTTACGAGTCGGAGGGGATGACCGCGTCGGCCTGCCGGGAACTGAGAGCGCTCCTGCCCCGGTTGCGCTTGACACCCGTCGACGAGGCGTTCGACCTCATGCGCAGCCTCAAGACCCCTGGCGAGATCGCGATGATCAAGCGCTCCGCCGACATCCTAGACGACGCGATGATCCAGGCCTTCGCGGAAGCGCGTGAAGGCGACACGGAGTGGGACCTGCACTCGGCCATCCTCGGCAACGCGCTGGAGCTCGGCGCCGAGTACTGCCGCGGCGGTCTGATGATCGTGGAGGAGAACGGTGAGCCGCATAAAGGCGTGGGCGAGCGACCCATCCGGCACGGCGACCTGATCTTCGCCGACCACGCCACTTTCCTCGGCGGCTACCCCTCCAACCAGTCGCGCCACGCGATCGTGGGGGAAGCGTCAGAGGAGCAGGCACGCATGTACCGGATCACCGTCGACGTCGAGCGGGCCCTCATCGAGTACATGCGTCCCGGCGTCACCGGCCGCGACGTCTTCCTGCGTTGCCGAGAGCTCGTGGCCGAGTACGGGATGCAGCACTCGGCCGTCATCGTGGGCCACAGCCTGGGGTTCGGCTACCAGGAGCGCCCCATGATCACCGAGGACGAGGAGATGACACTGCGCGACGGGAACATCATCGCCATCGAGCCGATGTTGCCGCCGACGCAGCGCTACACGGTCCAAGACCTGGTCCTCATCCGCGAGGGCGGGAACGTGCTCCTGTCCGATCGTTTCGACACCGACGAACTGTTCGTCATCGAGGGGAGGCGCTGA
- a CDS encoding ABC transporter permease — MFKSLLRAKWPLFALVILVVVSVTALIGPRVAPKDPNRQNIVARLQPPMQPDRTGKVSAYLGTDGLGRDVLSRLLYGARVSVIVGFSAVFIGGLIGTSLGVTAGYFGGRLDSIIMRLADIQLAFPFILLAIMFLVVLKPGIGNLILILGVGQWVTYARIARAQTISQREKEYVEAARALGARTLAVVFRTVLPNILAPLIVIASFNVSSVILSEASLSFLGLGVPPTVPTWGGMLAESRDQLLAGRWWLAVFPGVAIALTVLSFNLLGDWLRDFLDPRLRGIQ, encoded by the coding sequence GTGTTCAAGAGCCTGCTGCGGGCGAAGTGGCCGCTGTTCGCCCTCGTGATCCTCGTCGTCGTCTCCGTGACGGCCTTGATCGGCCCCCGGGTCGCGCCGAAGGACCCGAACAGGCAGAACATCGTCGCCCGGCTTCAGCCCCCGATGCAGCCGGACAGGACGGGGAAGGTGAGCGCCTACCTCGGCACCGACGGGTTGGGGCGCGACGTCCTGAGCCGGTTGCTCTACGGTGCCAGGGTCTCCGTCATAGTCGGGTTCAGCGCCGTCTTCATCGGCGGCCTCATCGGCACGTCACTGGGGGTGACGGCGGGTTACTTCGGCGGTCGGCTCGACAGCATCATCATGCGTCTGGCCGACATCCAGCTGGCCTTCCCGTTCATCCTGCTCGCCATCATGTTCCTGGTCGTGTTGAAGCCGGGGATCGGGAACCTAATCCTCATCCTGGGGGTAGGGCAGTGGGTCACGTACGCCCGCATCGCCCGCGCGCAGACCATCTCCCAGCGCGAGAAGGAGTACGTCGAGGCGGCCAGGGCCCTCGGCGCGCGGACGCTCGCCGTGGTGTTCCGGACGGTACTGCCCAACATCCTCGCCCCGCTCATCGTGATCGCCTCGTTCAACGTCTCCAGCGTCATCCTCTCCGAGGCGTCGCTGTCCTTCCTCGGTCTCGGGGTGCCGCCGACGGTGCCGACGTGGGGCGGGATGCTCGCCGAGAGCCGCGATCAGCTGCTCGCCGGCAGGTGGTGGCTCGCGGTCTTCCCGGGCGTGGCGATAGCGCTAACGGTCCTCTCCTTCAACCTGCTCGGCGACTGGCTGCGCGACTTTCTCGACCCCCGGCTGCGGGGCATCCAGTGA